In Promicromonospora sp. Populi, one genomic interval encodes:
- a CDS encoding YciI family protein, protein MRYLMLVLSTPDAPADPGDVPTIENWVRDTYDTGRAIIGDRLRPPADAVGVQVRSGEVVVTDGPFTETKEVIAGFDILDAPDLDEAIRIAAAHPMAFTGALELRPFWPLDLDGAEA, encoded by the coding sequence ATGCGTTACCTCATGCTCGTCCTGTCCACCCCCGACGCCCCGGCCGACCCGGGCGACGTACCCACCATCGAGAACTGGGTCCGCGACACCTACGACACCGGCCGCGCGATCATCGGTGACCGGCTGCGGCCGCCCGCCGATGCCGTCGGCGTGCAGGTGCGGTCCGGCGAGGTGGTCGTCACCGACGGCCCGTTCACCGAGACCAAGGAGGTCATCGCGGGCTTCGACATCCTCGACGCCCCCGACCTCGACGAGGCCATCCGGATCGCGGCCGCCCACCCGATGGCGTTCACGGGCGCGCTCGAGCTGCGCCCGTTCTGGCCGCTCGACCTCGACGGCGCCGAGGCGTGA
- a CDS encoding metallophosphoesterase yields MNSEVSAVAVLSDIHGVLPVLEAVLAEPDVVAADRVVVTGDHAAGPQPVEVLDRLRSLGDRALLVRGNADRELVSLARGGTTDIPDPVAPWAAAQLRHDDVALLAGLPYPAELTVRGFGRVLFCHATPRDDEEVVLVDSSLERWAEVLGGLDPAVATVVMGHTHMPFVRLVDRRLCINPGSIGMPYGRAGGSWALLRDGQVELRHTPVDVEAAVAAVAAGSAYPAAEEWAREYVTSANSDADALRAFGPRDGRDVSGPA; encoded by the coding sequence ATGAACAGCGAGGTCTCAGCGGTAGCCGTCCTGTCGGACATCCACGGGGTCCTGCCCGTCCTGGAGGCGGTCCTCGCGGAGCCCGACGTGGTCGCCGCCGACCGCGTGGTCGTCACCGGTGACCACGCCGCCGGCCCGCAGCCCGTCGAGGTGCTGGACCGCCTCCGGTCCCTGGGCGACCGGGCCCTGCTGGTGCGCGGGAACGCGGACCGTGAGCTCGTGTCGCTCGCCCGGGGCGGCACCACGGACATCCCCGATCCGGTAGCGCCCTGGGCCGCGGCCCAGCTTCGACACGACGACGTCGCACTGCTCGCCGGCCTGCCGTATCCCGCGGAGCTGACCGTCCGTGGTTTCGGCCGGGTCCTGTTCTGCCACGCCACCCCGCGCGACGACGAGGAGGTGGTGCTCGTCGACTCCTCCCTGGAGCGCTGGGCCGAGGTGCTCGGCGGGCTCGACCCCGCCGTCGCGACCGTCGTCATGGGCCACACCCACATGCCGTTCGTGCGACTCGTCGACCGGCGCCTGTGCATCAACCCGGGCAGCATCGGCATGCCGTACGGCCGCGCGGGCGGGTCGTGGGCGCTCCTGCGGGACGGCCAGGTCGAGCTGCGGCACACGCCCGTCGACGTCGAGGCCGCCGTGGCCGCTGTCGCCGCCGGAAGCGCGTATCCCGCTGCGGAGGAGTGGGCGCGGGAGTACGTGACGTCGGCCAACAGCGACGCCGATGCGCTGCGAGCGTTCGGGCCGAGGGACGGCCGCGATGTCAGTGGTCCGGCGTAG
- a CDS encoding YdeI family protein, whose protein sequence is MADTDPELLITDAAAWRAWLDEHEAMSDGVWLILARKGKAGPTSLTRDEALDEALCSGWIDAQARGRDDSTSLQRFCPRRSRSRWSARNVRIVDRLITEGRMRARGQEEIDKAKADGRWEVAYEGSKNFEVPPDLTEALAASPRAAAMFEILTAQNRFAILFRITAVKKPETRARNVAKFVGMLERGETVHPQKRKLDGQGD, encoded by the coding sequence ATGGCCGACACCGACCCCGAGCTGCTGATCACCGACGCCGCCGCCTGGCGCGCCTGGCTCGACGAGCACGAGGCGATGTCGGACGGCGTCTGGCTGATCCTCGCGCGCAAGGGGAAGGCCGGGCCGACGAGCCTGACCCGCGACGAGGCGCTCGACGAGGCGCTGTGCAGCGGATGGATCGACGCACAGGCCCGCGGCCGGGACGACAGCACGTCTCTGCAGCGGTTCTGCCCCCGCAGGTCGCGCAGCCGCTGGTCGGCACGGAACGTGCGGATCGTGGACCGCCTGATCACCGAGGGCCGCATGCGCGCCCGCGGCCAGGAGGAGATCGACAAGGCGAAGGCCGACGGTCGATGGGAGGTCGCGTACGAGGGCAGCAAGAACTTCGAAGTGCCGCCCGACCTCACCGAGGCGCTCGCGGCCAGCCCGCGCGCGGCGGCGATGTTCGAGATCCTCACGGCCCAGAACCGGTTCGCGATCCTGTTCCGGATCACGGCCGTCAAGAAGCCGGAGACCAGGGCGCGGAACGTCGCCAAGTTTGTCGGCATGCTGGAGCGGGGCGAGACCGTCCACCCGCAGAAGCGGAAGCTGGACGGCCAAGGCGACTGA
- a CDS encoding TlpA family protein disulfide reductase, whose translation MRNALAALLTALLLATSLAGCAGTPRGQLPGPVPSGVEFRAAPADAPPAPGLSLELTDGTTLDLAEQWHERPVVLVFFETWCTRCEAQQGPINNVVEEYTDEVLFVGVANLSDADDVAAYVEENDITYPVAVDPTGDAWLMYAVAEAPLVALVSKDGSLLRGWPEGVTGRELSTTIADLAVG comes from the coding sequence ATGAGGAACGCGCTCGCGGCCCTGCTCACGGCGCTGCTCCTCGCGACCTCCCTCGCGGGCTGCGCCGGAACTCCGCGGGGCCAGCTACCCGGCCCGGTTCCCTCGGGCGTCGAGTTCCGCGCCGCGCCGGCCGACGCTCCTCCGGCGCCCGGGCTCAGCCTGGAGCTGACCGATGGAACCACGCTGGACCTGGCCGAGCAGTGGCACGAGCGGCCCGTCGTCCTGGTGTTCTTCGAGACCTGGTGCACCCGTTGCGAGGCTCAGCAGGGCCCGATCAACAACGTGGTCGAGGAGTACACGGACGAGGTGCTGTTCGTCGGCGTCGCAAACCTCTCGGATGCCGACGACGTCGCGGCCTACGTCGAGGAGAACGACATCACCTACCCCGTCGCAGTGGACCCGACCGGCGACGCGTGGCTCATGTACGCGGTCGCCGAGGCGCCGCTCGTGGCGCTGGTCAGCAAGGACGGGAGCCTGCTGCGCGGCTGGCCCGAGGGTGTGACGGGGCGCGAGCTCAGCACGACGATCGCGGACCTAGCGGTGGGCTGA
- a CDS encoding PucR family transcriptional regulator: MDSEVVLRLDTGDVLVTFVPTAPEVLPGVVRPAGVPKVRLLARPESTPATAVGSLDVVAARLAADGVAVHPGLEALLDLPEAAPLLHTLETYLELACSAQATAEALHLHRTSLYYRLQRVELLAGTDLKDGTERLALHLALKVARAAGRLAGS, encoded by the coding sequence GTGGACAGCGAAGTCGTACTGCGGCTGGACACGGGGGACGTGCTCGTCACGTTCGTTCCCACGGCGCCGGAGGTATTGCCCGGAGTCGTCCGCCCCGCTGGCGTTCCGAAGGTCCGCCTCCTGGCCCGGCCGGAGTCCACCCCCGCGACGGCGGTCGGCTCCCTCGACGTGGTGGCCGCGCGACTTGCCGCCGACGGCGTGGCGGTGCACCCCGGCCTCGAAGCGCTGCTCGACCTGCCGGAGGCCGCGCCCCTGCTGCACACGCTGGAGACGTACCTGGAGCTCGCGTGCAGCGCACAGGCGACGGCCGAGGCCCTGCACCTGCACCGCACCTCGCTCTACTACCGGCTGCAGCGCGTCGAGCTGCTAGCCGGGACCGACCTGAAGGACGGCACGGAGCGCCTCGCCCTGCACCTGGCGCTCAAGGTCGCCCGGGCCGCAGGGCGGCTGGCCGGATCCTGA
- the ilvA gene encoding threonine ammonia-lyase, which produces MPLDPFDLESYGGHLTVTADDARAAADLLDGVITRTPVTESRALSTIAGTKVLLKCENLQRAGSFKVRGAYVRLSRLSAAERERGVVAASAGNHAQGVALAAGMLGISTVVYMPVDAALPKVAATRGYGAEVRMVGSSVDEALAAARVEAARSGRVLIHPFDHVDVVAGQGTVALEILQQVPDVATVVVPLGGGGLVAGIAAVLAEIAPHVKVVGVQAASAAAYPGSLKAGKPIAGVLGSTMADGIAVGLPGDVPFGIVQKQGVEVRTVTEDQLSRALLAVLERSKLMVEPAGAAGVAGIMAAGPGVFEGPVVAVLSGGNIDPLVLLRVVQHGLVAAGRYLKLQVRLTDRPGALARLVETIAAAGANIVAVDHTRTDVSLSVSEVSVNLQLETKGTDHRAAVVERLESEGFEVAVV; this is translated from the coding sequence GTGCCCTTGGATCCGTTCGACCTGGAGTCCTACGGCGGCCACCTCACGGTGACCGCCGACGACGCCCGCGCTGCCGCCGACCTGCTCGACGGCGTCATCACTCGTACCCCTGTCACCGAGAGCCGTGCGCTCTCCACGATCGCCGGCACAAAGGTGCTGCTCAAGTGCGAGAACCTGCAGCGTGCCGGGTCCTTCAAGGTCCGCGGTGCGTACGTGCGGCTCTCGCGGCTGTCCGCCGCTGAACGGGAGCGCGGCGTCGTGGCGGCCTCGGCCGGGAACCACGCGCAGGGCGTCGCGCTCGCCGCCGGGATGCTCGGCATCAGCACCGTCGTCTACATGCCGGTCGACGCCGCCCTGCCCAAGGTTGCCGCGACCCGCGGCTACGGGGCTGAGGTGCGGATGGTCGGCTCGTCCGTGGACGAGGCGCTCGCCGCCGCCCGGGTCGAGGCCGCGCGGTCGGGCCGGGTACTCATCCACCCGTTCGACCACGTCGACGTCGTGGCCGGCCAGGGCACCGTTGCCCTGGAGATCCTCCAGCAGGTGCCGGACGTCGCGACCGTCGTCGTGCCGCTGGGCGGAGGCGGGCTCGTCGCCGGGATCGCGGCCGTGCTCGCCGAGATCGCGCCGCACGTGAAGGTAGTGGGTGTGCAGGCGGCGTCGGCTGCGGCCTACCCGGGGTCGCTGAAGGCCGGCAAACCCATAGCGGGTGTGCTCGGCTCCACCATGGCCGACGGCATCGCCGTGGGGCTGCCGGGCGACGTGCCGTTCGGGATCGTGCAGAAGCAGGGCGTCGAGGTGCGGACGGTCACCGAGGACCAGCTCTCGCGCGCGCTGCTGGCGGTGCTGGAGCGCTCGAAGCTGATGGTCGAGCCCGCGGGAGCGGCCGGCGTCGCGGGCATCATGGCCGCCGGGCCCGGCGTGTTCGAGGGACCGGTCGTCGCCGTGCTGTCGGGCGGGAACATCGACCCGCTCGTGCTGCTCCGTGTGGTGCAGCACGGCCTCGTCGCGGCGGGGCGATACCTGAAGCTGCAGGTGCGGCTGACGGACCGGCCGGGTGCGCTCGCCCGGCTCGTGGAGACCATCGCCGCGGCCGGGGCCAACATCGTGGCGGTCGACCACACACGCACCGACGTCTCGCTCTCGGTGTCCGAGGTCTCGGTCAACCTGCAGCTCGAGACCAAGGGCACCGACCACCGGGCGGCGGTCGTGGAGCGGCTGGAGTCCGAGGGCTTCGAGGTCGCCGTCGTGTGA
- a CDS encoding M6 family metalloprotease domain-containing protein has protein sequence MRLRSGSPLTHGSLAAGPVFRWTAAVAAVTAIAVSLTLPLAEATSTTEATDPASGSPIAAPDPQDWKDQADMTWEDYTPVRPAEWNSAQDSQGSEVQYRTAVILVEFEDQPFLITQDPQSHPFGNPQSGFQPVAPGDVSQWFYDYYATPNEYNGGQTLHGYWMEDSHGKIGVDVEVFGPYELPGKLHEYGYSGSFNAPIEEFCPQGDDCTKDIRTAGFAAWHEDMGGCAERLCGFDNAFWVTAGHDESSTWEEFGQMMFESPEEIPDALGPPRDANGEPPLNQNGDPMPNWAPTRYVDWTSWRAAANHWPNAGDGTSTQAESSGLSVFAHEFSHLRDLPDNYNNPFADNTRAYTGYWEMMSRGTFNGPGGTHNRWQIPNAGGSALGPHHMLHFKQDLGVLTADDQVLVTRSELAEQGPAVATLKARSSVPDGDKVGLEVTLDGGYTPGQCAADIPEGADFWCPDGTSWTDFTMEVTDRVGNDSFTAGHGVLLAQNQPNDFPSEWVVDANPENINRIDYYRPDGTPVPVVRGDPRQLDDGTFHAGTGSGSAYEYVDEPNNLHVYVLDAARDDEGALTYDVAVRNLSAAGAFERGARLGRAEQHPVGDGTTLVNVPLRNTGEAGDGVFGSDVYRISASVRGRGWDVTLPYEVTAVEAGGTLPVSAYATASDGAARTATLTLTVTSESDPSVTKTVRVPLRATPPSVRSLSGLVDDYQDRGVLTRSETRRLEALLRTASHGSGPAADAALARFAQEAAGLADVGQRNLAAAALSAAAGDVRDAE, from the coding sequence ATGAGGCTCCGATCTGGCTCACCACTGACCCACGGATCCTTGGCCGCAGGACCGGTCTTCCGGTGGACGGCGGCCGTCGCCGCCGTGACCGCGATCGCCGTCTCGCTCACCCTTCCCCTCGCGGAGGCGACGTCGACCACGGAGGCGACCGACCCGGCGTCGGGCAGCCCGATCGCCGCGCCTGACCCCCAGGACTGGAAGGACCAGGCCGACATGACCTGGGAGGACTACACCCCGGTGCGGCCTGCGGAGTGGAATTCGGCTCAGGACTCGCAGGGCAGCGAGGTGCAGTACCGGACCGCCGTGATCCTGGTGGAGTTCGAGGACCAGCCGTTCCTCATCACGCAGGACCCGCAGTCGCACCCGTTCGGCAACCCGCAGAGCGGGTTCCAGCCGGTAGCGCCCGGGGACGTGAGCCAGTGGTTCTACGACTACTACGCCACGCCGAACGAGTACAACGGCGGTCAGACCCTGCACGGGTACTGGATGGAGGACAGCCACGGCAAGATCGGCGTCGACGTCGAGGTGTTCGGCCCGTACGAACTGCCCGGCAAGTTGCACGAGTACGGGTACAGCGGCTCGTTCAACGCGCCGATCGAGGAGTTCTGCCCGCAGGGCGACGACTGCACCAAGGACATCCGGACGGCCGGTTTCGCAGCCTGGCACGAGGACATGGGCGGCTGCGCGGAGCGGCTCTGCGGCTTCGACAACGCCTTCTGGGTGACGGCGGGGCACGACGAGTCCTCCACGTGGGAGGAGTTCGGGCAGATGATGTTCGAGTCCCCCGAGGAGATCCCGGACGCGCTGGGACCGCCGCGCGACGCGAACGGCGAGCCGCCGCTCAACCAGAACGGCGACCCCATGCCGAACTGGGCACCCACCCGGTACGTAGACTGGACCTCGTGGCGAGCGGCGGCCAACCACTGGCCCAACGCCGGCGACGGCACCTCGACCCAGGCGGAGAGCTCGGGTCTCAGCGTGTTCGCGCACGAGTTCAGCCACCTGCGCGACCTGCCGGACAACTACAACAACCCGTTCGCGGACAACACCCGCGCCTACACCGGCTACTGGGAGATGATGAGCCGCGGCACGTTCAACGGCCCCGGTGGCACCCACAACCGGTGGCAGATCCCGAACGCCGGCGGCTCCGCGCTCGGGCCGCACCACATGCTCCACTTCAAGCAGGACCTGGGTGTGCTCACCGCGGACGACCAGGTCCTGGTGACCCGGTCCGAGCTGGCAGAGCAAGGCCCGGCGGTCGCGACCCTGAAGGCCCGCTCCTCGGTGCCGGACGGCGACAAGGTCGGCCTCGAGGTGACGCTCGACGGCGGGTACACCCCCGGTCAGTGCGCCGCCGACATCCCGGAGGGCGCGGACTTCTGGTGCCCGGACGGCACGAGCTGGACCGACTTCACGATGGAGGTCACCGACCGGGTTGGCAACGACTCGTTCACCGCCGGCCACGGTGTGCTCCTCGCGCAGAACCAGCCCAACGACTTCCCGAGCGAGTGGGTAGTAGACGCCAACCCCGAGAACATCAACCGCATCGACTACTACCGCCCGGACGGCACCCCCGTCCCGGTGGTGCGCGGCGATCCCCGCCAGCTCGACGACGGCACGTTCCACGCGGGCACCGGGTCGGGCAGCGCGTACGAGTACGTGGACGAGCCCAACAACCTGCACGTGTACGTGCTGGACGCCGCGCGCGACGACGAGGGCGCGCTGACCTACGACGTCGCGGTGCGTAACCTCTCGGCCGCGGGGGCGTTCGAGCGCGGGGCACGGCTCGGCCGGGCCGAGCAGCACCCCGTCGGCGACGGCACCACGCTGGTGAACGTGCCCCTGCGGAACACGGGCGAGGCCGGCGACGGCGTGTTCGGCTCGGACGTCTACCGGATCTCGGCCTCCGTCAGGGGCCGGGGCTGGGACGTGACGCTCCCCTACGAGGTCACGGCCGTAGAGGCGGGTGGCACCCTGCCCGTCTCCGCCTATGCGACGGCGTCCGACGGCGCGGCGCGGACCGCGACCCTGACGCTGACCGTCACGAGCGAGTCCGACCCGAGCGTCACGAAGACCGTCCGGGTGCCGCTGCGGGCCACGCCGCCGAGCGTGCGCTCCCTGTCCGGACTGGTGGACGACTACCAGGACCGCGGCGTGCTCACCCGTAGCGAGACCCGCCGGCTGGAGGCGCTGCTGCGGACCGCGAGCCACGGGTCCGGCCCCGCGGCGGACGCGGCGCTCGCACGGTTTGCGCAGGAAGCGGCGGGGCTCGCCGACGTCGGGCAGCGCAACCTCGCCGCCGCAGCGCTCTCCGCTGCGGCCGGCGACGTGCGGGACGCGGAGTGA
- a CDS encoding AI-2E family transporter — MPQNEETSVTSDQISTPHSDEAGAVPPAIRAAASWSWRILLIGAFVAAALWLLALLKTIVIPVAVALLLTIMLTPVRRLLNERLRLPRALSAGLSLVGLIVVVAGLITLAGQSIANGFADLRTQAVSGFNELWSQLSATFGLEDQLQSYSQDILDQLEAQQGAIVSGALGAAATAGSVLVGALIALFCTFFFLHDPRGIWGWIVGLLPRSSREQVNQAGRRGAVTLAAYTRTQILVAAVDAVGIGIGAVFFVPSLALPIGILVFVGSFVPVVGAIVTGAIAVVVVLVSNGWVAALIMLGVVLLVQQIESHALQPFLMGQAVSLHPVAVILAVAAGSYAAGIVGALFAVPLVAVLNTVILYLNGHDKFPELGDEDALPIRWRAADAPPIRLRRGASATTGAVTETALADVGSDENRDAPEGDPKR; from the coding sequence GTGCCGCAGAACGAGGAGACCAGCGTGACGTCAGACCAGATCAGCACGCCACACAGCGACGAGGCAGGGGCGGTCCCGCCGGCGATCCGCGCTGCCGCCTCCTGGTCGTGGCGCATCCTGCTCATCGGGGCGTTCGTCGCCGCGGCACTGTGGCTCCTGGCCCTGCTCAAGACCATCGTGATCCCGGTCGCGGTGGCCCTGCTGCTGACAATCATGCTGACGCCGGTGCGGCGCCTGCTGAACGAGCGGCTGCGCCTCCCGCGGGCACTTTCCGCCGGGCTCTCGCTGGTCGGCCTGATCGTGGTGGTCGCCGGCCTGATCACCCTGGCCGGTCAGTCGATCGCCAACGGGTTCGCCGACCTGCGCACCCAGGCCGTCAGCGGCTTCAACGAGCTGTGGTCCCAGCTCTCGGCGACGTTCGGGCTGGAGGACCAGCTGCAGAGCTACAGCCAGGACATCCTCGACCAGCTCGAAGCGCAGCAGGGTGCCATCGTGAGCGGTGCCCTCGGCGCCGCCGCCACCGCGGGCAGCGTCCTGGTCGGCGCGCTGATCGCGCTGTTCTGCACGTTCTTCTTCCTGCACGACCCGCGCGGCATCTGGGGCTGGATCGTCGGCCTGCTCCCGCGGTCCTCCCGTGAACAGGTAAACCAGGCAGGCCGCCGCGGCGCCGTCACCCTGGCCGCCTACACCCGCACGCAGATCCTCGTCGCCGCCGTGGACGCCGTCGGTATCGGGATCGGCGCGGTGTTCTTCGTCCCGTCGCTCGCCCTGCCGATCGGCATCCTCGTGTTCGTCGGGTCGTTCGTACCGGTGGTCGGTGCCATCGTCACGGGCGCCATCGCAGTCGTCGTGGTGCTTGTCTCGAACGGCTGGGTCGCGGCCCTCATCATGCTCGGCGTGGTGCTGCTGGTGCAGCAGATCGAGTCGCACGCGCTGCAGCCGTTCCTCATGGGCCAGGCCGTCTCGCTGCACCCGGTGGCGGTGATCCTCGCCGTGGCTGCCGGGTCGTACGCCGCGGGCATCGTGGGCGCCCTGTTCGCCGTGCCGCTGGTAGCCGTGCTGAACACCGTGATCCTGTACCTGAACGGGCACGACAAGTTCCCCGAGCTCGGCGACGAGGACGCCCTGCCGATCCGATGGCGCGCCGCCGACGCGCCACCGATCCGGCTGCGCCGCGGAGCCTCCGCCACCACCGGAGCGGTCACCGAGACGGCGCTCGCCGACGTCGGCAGCGACGAGAACCGGGACGCGCCGGAGGGTGATCCGAAGCGCTGA